A single Spiroplasma floricola 23-6 DNA region contains:
- a CDS encoding dUTP diphosphatase codes for MLTKDNLIYLRDKQKILDNYIMEAKNLVLNKIIIKKKIIAFLVEISEFINEYREFKYWSNKGPSERQTILEELIDCLHFIISLGTNVNFDFSKFDSKMTKATDIDSWSINVYKKTLLFEEKFNVQTYDELLDEFLSITYILNISNDEILSVYNKKNEINFNRQDTGY; via the coding sequence ATGTTAACAAAAGATAATTTAATCTATTTAAGAGATAAACAAAAAATTTTAGATAACTATATAATGGAAGCAAAAAATTTAGTTTTAAATAAAATAATAATTAAAAAGAAAATAATTGCTTTTCTAGTAGAAATTTCTGAATTTATAAATGAATATAGAGAATTCAAATACTGATCTAATAAAGGTCCAAGTGAAAGACAAACTATATTAGAAGAATTAATTGATTGTTTACATTTTATTATTAGTTTAGGAACTAACGTAAATTTTGATTTTTCTAAATTTGACAGTAAAATGACAAAAGCAACTGATATAGATTCTTGAAGCATTAATGTTTATAAAAAAACTTTACTTTTTGAAGAGAAATTTAATGTTCAAACATATGATGAATTATTAGATGAATTTTTATCAATAACTTATATATTAAATATAAGCAATGATGAAATCTTAAGTGTTTATAATAAAAAAAACGAAATTAATTTTAATAGACAAGATACAGGTTATTAA
- a CDS encoding TrmH family RNA methyltransferase produces the protein MKITSVTNSLIEEILSYKDTKTQKQTNKYLIEGIKMVDLAIKKNVVEMILVETKLFEKYKNFENVVEISDNVSKKISDLKTTQSIFAVCKIIKQEDLPGNYLILDGVQDPGNLGTLIRSAFAFGFKNIICSNDCVSFYNSKVLRATQSNHFDLNLKNEELINFINKLKQRNIIILGTLLRKNSCNLNEIKNKQIALILGNEGNGISKEVSKTIDKNIIINTDSELESLNVAIAGSILMNNIYSLK, from the coding sequence ATGAAAATTACATCGGTTACTAATAGTTTAATTGAAGAAATTTTATCTTACAAAGATACAAAAACTCAAAAACAAACAAATAAATATCTTATTGAAGGAATAAAAATGGTTGATTTAGCTATAAAGAAAAATGTAGTTGAAATGATTTTAGTGGAAACAAAATTATTTGAAAAATACAAAAACTTTGAAAATGTAGTTGAAATATCTGATAATGTTTCAAAAAAAATATCTGACTTAAAAACCACTCAGTCTATTTTTGCTGTTTGCAAAATTATAAAACAAGAAGATTTACCAGGAAATTATCTTATTTTAGATGGTGTTCAAGATCCAGGAAATCTTGGAACTTTAATAAGAAGTGCTTTCGCTTTTGGTTTTAAAAATATAATTTGCTCAAATGATTGTGTAAGTTTTTATAATTCAAAAGTTTTAAGAGCAACTCAATCTAATCATTTTGATTTAAATCTTAAAAATGAAGAACTAATAAATTTCATAAATAAATTAAAGCAAAGGAATATAATAATTTTAGGTACTTTATTAAGAAAAAACAGTTGTAATCTAAATGAAATTAAAAATAAACAAATAGCTTTAATACTTGGAAATGAAGGTAACGGTATTTCAAAAGAAGTATCTAAAACTATTGATAAAAATATAATAATAAACACAGATTCAGAATTGGAAAGCTTAAATGTTGCAATTGCAGGATCAATTTTAATGAACAATATCTATTCATTAAAATAA
- a CDS encoding NifU family protein, with amino-acid sequence MEKISNLEEKVKATLEQLRMYITQDGGDMEFVAIKNRLVYIRLKGNCVGCGLTELTFKEGVEGVLIEEFPYDIDGVELVM; translated from the coding sequence TTGGAAAAAATTAGCAATTTAGAAGAAAAAGTAAAAGCAACTCTTGAGCAATTAAGAATGTATATAACACAAGATGGTGGAGATATGGAATTTGTTGCTATAAAAAATAGATTAGTTTATATAAGGCTTAAGGGTAATTGTGTTGGTTGTGGTTTAACAGAACTTACTTTTAAAGAAGGTGTTGAAGGAGTTCTTATTGAAGAATTTCCTTATGACATTGATGGCGTAGAACTTGTGATGTAG
- a CDS encoding glucose-6-phosphate isomerase, producing MIKINLEYSKIEKEVKSFDESKLKKVHEMIENKTGVGSDFLGWVNWPITFDKDELSKMKKVANNLRTKINVLLVVGIGGSYLGARAAEEMIRGLYSNDRVELIYIGNTISSTYTEQIVNYIKNKEFGIVNISKSGTTTEPGIAFRVFKKLLVDLKGKEVAKERIVAVTDKTKGALKQLATAEGYETFTIPDDIGGRFSVFTPVGIFPLLVSGINVDDIFKGAKKAMEDTKNIGNEAYKYAVARYILNAQKGYKAETLISYELQMQMFTEWWKQLFAESEGKDGKGLFPTSCVFSTDLHSLGQFIQEGTKNILFETIISVKKPNLDLNVPKNKEDLDGLNYLTSKSFHEINEVAIEGVIDAHANAGEVPNIILEFEKMDAEMFGYAAYWFMKACALSGYLLEINPFNQPGVEVYKTNMFKLLKKPGF from the coding sequence ATGATAAAAATAAATTTGGAGTATTCAAAAATTGAAAAGGAAGTTAAATCATTTGATGAATCTAAATTAAAAAAAGTACATGAAATGATTGAAAATAAAACAGGAGTTGGAAGTGATTTTCTAGGATGAGTTAACTGACCAATAACCTTTGATAAAGATGAATTAAGTAAAATGAAAAAAGTGGCTAATAACTTAAGAACAAAAATAAATGTTTTATTAGTAGTTGGTATTGGGGGAAGTTATTTAGGTGCTCGTGCAGCAGAAGAGATGATTAGAGGATTATACTCAAATGATAGAGTTGAACTAATTTATATTGGAAATACAATATCTTCTACATACACTGAGCAAATAGTTAATTATATTAAAAATAAAGAATTTGGAATAGTAAATATATCAAAATCAGGAACTACAACAGAACCTGGTATTGCATTTAGAGTTTTTAAAAAACTTTTAGTTGATTTAAAAGGAAAGGAAGTAGCAAAAGAAAGAATTGTTGCAGTAACAGATAAAACAAAAGGTGCTTTAAAACAGTTAGCAACAGCTGAAGGTTATGAAACTTTTACAATACCAGATGATATTGGAGGTAGATTTTCAGTGTTTACTCCAGTTGGGATTTTTCCTCTACTAGTATCGGGAATTAATGTTGATGATATCTTTAAAGGAGCTAAAAAAGCTATGGAGGATACAAAAAATATTGGCAATGAAGCATATAAGTATGCAGTTGCGAGATATATATTAAATGCTCAAAAAGGATATAAAGCAGAAACTTTAATTAGTTATGAATTGCAAATGCAAATGTTTACAGAATGATGAAAACAATTATTTGCTGAATCAGAGGGAAAAGATGGTAAAGGTTTATTTCCTACAAGCTGTGTATTTTCAACAGATTTACATTCACTAGGACAATTTATTCAAGAGGGAACAAAAAATATTTTATTTGAAACAATAATTAGTGTTAAAAAACCAAATCTTGATTTAAATGTACCAAAGAATAAAGAAGATTTAGATGGTTTAAATTACTTAACTAGCAAATCTTTTCATGAAATTAATGAAGTTGCAATTGAAGGTGTAATTGATGCTCATGCAAATGCAGGGGAAGTTCCTAATATAATATTGGAATTTGAAAAAATGGATGCTGAAATGTTTGGTTATGCAGCTTACTGATTTATGAAGGCTTGTGCTTTAAGCGGATATTTATTAGAAATTAATCCTTTTAATCAACCAGGAGTTGAAGTTTATAAAACAAATATGTTTAAATTACTTAAAAAACCAGGATTTTAG
- a CDS encoding S1 RNA-binding domain-containing protein has product MLNKGQKVNAKITAIVNYGAFCEVIDEDQVIKGLIHISEISDFFVKSVDEFLALNEEYEVEVIETLTDKNQVKLSYKSIRPELLKTPETKIKETKSGFDNLKNSVES; this is encoded by the coding sequence ATGTTAAATAAAGGACAAAAAGTAAATGCTAAAATTACTGCTATAGTGAACTATGGAGCTTTTTGTGAAGTAATAGATGAAGATCAAGTAATAAAAGGTTTAATTCATATTTCAGAAATATCAGATTTTTTCGTTAAAAGTGTAGATGAATTTTTAGCTTTAAATGAAGAATATGAAGTTGAAGTTATAGAAACTTTAACTGATAAAAATCAAGTTAAATTAAGCTATAAATCAATTAGACCAGAGTTATTAAAAACACCAGAAACTAAAATTAAAGAAACAAAAAGTGGATTTGATAACCTAAAAAATAGCGTAGAATCATAG
- a CDS encoding NADP-dependent glyceraldehyde-3-phosphate dehydrogenase → MRQYNALINNELIDNGQWLEIMNPATLNVAGKVTALTAEEINKAFSVARNSQQSWEEVLLLDRISILRKFRDLIDENKNEIAQIISEEIAKNLKESLSEVIRTIEIIDYTFEEAKRIEPLALTGEGMGAKNKIGIFSRVAKGVVLAISPFNYPFNLAFAKIIPALVMGNTVVFKPATAGSLVGAYMSNLVIQAGLPKGIFNIVTGRGREIGDIITSNPEIDMISFTGSVGIGNQIRKMGSTTDLVLELGGKDPALVLDDLNLEKYADEIINGAYGYSGQRCTAVKRVLVNNKIADKLVLILKTKINSLSVGMPKDNAFITPVIDEKSADFIQGLIDDAKNKGAEIITGNKREKNLMWPTLIDKVTIDMKVAWEEPFGPVLPVMRIDSIDEMIKIANDSQFGLQASVFCQDISIALSTAKRIKTGTVNINSRPQRGPDSFPFLGIKDSGEGVQGIRESLLSMTRYQGLVINY, encoded by the coding sequence ATGAGACAATATAATGCCTTAATTAATAATGAACTAATAGATAATGGACAATGATTAGAAATAATGAATCCAGCAACTTTAAATGTTGCAGGAAAAGTAACAGCATTAACTGCTGAAGAGATTAATAAAGCTTTTAGTGTTGCAAGAAACTCTCAACAAAGTTGAGAAGAGGTACTGTTACTTGATAGAATCTCTATTTTAAGAAAATTTAGAGATTTAATTGATGAAAATAAAAATGAAATAGCTCAAATAATTTCAGAAGAAATTGCAAAAAACTTAAAAGAATCACTTTCAGAAGTTATTAGAACAATTGAAATTATAGATTATACTTTTGAAGAAGCTAAAAGAATTGAACCATTAGCTTTAACTGGAGAAGGAATGGGAGCTAAAAACAAAATTGGAATTTTTTCAAGAGTTGCAAAAGGAGTTGTACTTGCAATTTCACCTTTTAATTATCCTTTTAATTTAGCTTTTGCAAAAATTATTCCAGCATTAGTAATGGGAAATACAGTAGTATTTAAACCTGCAACAGCAGGGAGCTTAGTTGGAGCATATATGTCTAATTTAGTAATACAAGCAGGACTTCCAAAAGGTATCTTTAATATTGTTACAGGTAGAGGAAGAGAAATTGGTGATATCATTACTTCAAATCCAGAAATTGATATGATTTCTTTCACTGGAAGTGTTGGAATAGGAAATCAAATAAGAAAAATGGGAAGTACAACTGATTTAGTATTAGAATTAGGAGGAAAAGATCCTGCTCTAGTATTAGATGATTTGAATTTAGAAAAATATGCAGATGAAATAATAAATGGTGCCTATGGATATTCTGGACAAAGATGTACAGCAGTTAAAAGAGTTCTTGTTAACAATAAAATAGCTGATAAATTGGTGCTTATATTAAAAACGAAAATTAATTCATTGAGTGTTGGAATGCCAAAAGATAATGCATTTATTACTCCTGTAATTGATGAAAAATCAGCAGATTTTATTCAAGGTTTAATTGATGATGCAAAAAATAAAGGTGCGGAAATTATTACAGGAAATAAGAGGGAAAAAAATTTAATGTGACCTACATTAATTGATAAAGTAACAATTGATATGAAAGTAGCATGAGAAGAACCGTTTGGACCAGTTTTACCAGTTATGAGAATTGATTCAATAGATGAAATGATTAAAATTGCAAATGACTCACAATTTGGTTTGCAAGCAAGTGTATTTTGTCAAGATATCTCAATAGCACTATCGACTGCCAAAAGAATAAAAACAGGTACAGTAAATATTAACTCAAGACCACAACGAGGACCTGATAGTTTTCCTTTTCTAGGAATTAAAGACTCTGGAGAAGGTGTACAAGGCATTAGAGAGTCTCTATTAAGCATGACAAGATATCAGGGTCTTGTTATTAATTATTAA
- a CDS encoding phosphatase PAP2 family protein — translation MFKKSNKSYTTFKILFLSFLIFSIISFILSSFYDLKINTWFAKGMDIYWLKILTWVYEEIGMTQSYLFIFLFIAIYFEIKVIEKKDKKIWKYVLWAFYSAVLIFWITANSIWIVTTTKIDDGYGIGISGWFLESYDIRQIILIVLFIIESFAIAAVFWYIRFIFIKKPYSILCEYKVDTIKAFSAFIFTSLVVYLMKVIFGRPYFYSVDFENIFYSDRVDPLWRQYWLETGHKIKSWGVINQTTGRVNGVNYLEWWQINDFFSNIGDLFNPLGTGKAGWWNLDFPSGHMISCFTMIYACYFFMGRNRKLNWKIWSAIIIWFIHLNIIQYTQIISRTHWISDTSFSIILCLVVLIFNGRIIDLLRQKIANNQKIKQNKQKNITKAI, via the coding sequence ATGTTTAAAAAAAGTAACAAAAGTTATACAACTTTTAAAATTTTATTCCTATCCTTTTTAATTTTTTCAATAATTTCATTTATATTATCAAGTTTTTATGATCTTAAAATAAATACATGATTTGCAAAGGGAATGGATATATATTGATTAAAAATTTTAACTTGAGTTTATGAAGAAATTGGAATGACACAATCTTATTTATTTATATTTTTATTTATAGCTATTTATTTTGAGATAAAAGTAATTGAAAAAAAAGATAAAAAAATTTGAAAATATGTTCTTTGAGCATTTTATAGCGCTGTTTTAATATTTTGAATTACAGCAAATTCTATATGAATTGTAACTACAACTAAAATTGATGATGGTTATGGTATTGGAATTAGTGGTTGATTTTTAGAATCATATGATATCAGACAAATAATACTTATAGTTTTATTTATAATTGAATCATTTGCTATAGCAGCTGTATTTTGATATATAAGATTTATTTTTATTAAAAAGCCTTATTCTATTCTTTGCGAATACAAAGTTGATACTATTAAAGCTTTTAGTGCTTTTATTTTTACTAGTCTTGTTGTTTATTTAATGAAAGTAATTTTTGGTAGGCCTTATTTTTATAGTGTCGATTTTGAAAATATTTTTTATTCAGACAGAGTAGATCCTTTATGAAGACAGTATTGATTAGAAACAGGTCATAAAATAAAAAGTTGGGGAGTTATTAACCAAACAACAGGGCGTGTAAATGGAGTAAATTATTTAGAGTGATGACAAATAAATGATTTTTTTTCAAATATTGGAGATCTTTTTAATCCGTTAGGAACTGGTAAAGCTGGATGATGAAACTTAGATTTTCCATCAGGTCATATGATATCTTGTTTCACAATGATATATGCATGTTATTTTTTTATGGGAAGAAATAGGAAATTAAATTGAAAAATTTGATCTGCTATTATAATTTGATTTATTCATTTAAATATTATTCAATACACTCAAATAATTTCAAGAACACACTGAATATCTGATACATCATTTTCTATTATTTTATGTTTGGTAGTATTAATTTTTAATGGAAGGATAATTGATTTACTAAGGCAAAAAATTGCTAATAATCAAAAAATAAAGCAAAATAAACAAAAAAATATCACAAAAGCTATTTAA